The genome window GAAGATTATgtaaacacattttgaaattttaaaaaattcagagttTCATCCTTTATTCATTTGCTAAGGataccataacaaagtaccacaaactgagtggcttacacaatagaaacttattttcccgcagttctggaagctgaaagTCCAGGACAAGGTGTCGACAGGTTTGGATTCTTCCCAGGTCTCTCTGCTTGGCttacagatggctgccttcttacTGTGTTCTCGTATGGTCcctctgtctgtgtgtctgtgtcctaatagTCTCTTTTAATAAGGATACCAGTCaggttggattagggcccatcctaacAATCCCATTTTAACTTGGTTACTTCTTCAGGGCCTATCTCCAAATATGCTCACATTTTGAGGTACAGGTGATTAGGGCTTCAGCATGAATTTTTgtggggacacagttcaaccctCCACACATCATTACCAATTCCTGAATGTGTCTTTCTGGTTAAGTTGCACAAAAACATTTATCTACTTGAACTCTAGgatgatgattaaaaaaaaaaagttggccaggcacagtgatggacacatatgatcccagcacttcaggaggccgaggtgggcagattgcttgagctcaggagttcaagaccagcctgggcaacatggcgaaaccctatgtctacaaaaaatgcaaaaattagctgggcatgatggcatgtgcctgtagtgccagctacttaggaggctgagggtaggaggatggcttgagcccaggaggcggagatttgcagtgagccaaaatcgtgccactgcacttcagcctgggcaacagagccagatcctatctcaaaaaaacaaacaaacaaacaaaaaagtttatcTACAAAAATGCTTTTGTGCCTCTTACAACCCCTCCAGGGGAAAGGCCTGGCTGAGAGAAAGAGATGGTTGAAAAAATGCAATGTTATGATTGCTGAACAGGGCACGACTGTTTTTGTAACATTGGAGAAAATAAAGTGTGGCACGTGGGGAGGCTTGATCCCTAGAAGCCTCCTCTTGCTGAAGGAAAATTCCCAGTGCTTGCTGCCTTTCCATGTGCTGTGAGTGCTTTGAGTTCAGACTGACAACAGAGTGGGTCCAGCTCCCATGCTTTCCGTGAAGATCTCCCACAAATGTCATCCATGCTCATGAGATGGATCAACTTGTATCCTGAACAAGCAAAACTGTTTGGGACTCACTGCCTTCAGGCAGTCCCTTGGAAGCCAAGAACTCCAGAAACTTTTCAGATGGAACTGGAAACACTAGGGCAGGAGACCTCCCCTGGTGGGAGGTCTCTTCACCTGTACGGCTTGACTAATGGATGTCCTGCTTGAGGTGCCCTAATACTGCAAATTCTTTGTTTCCAGGGGTACCACCTGTGCCCCTGGGACTATGCTTCTGTACATGACCATGACTCTCATGATGTCCCCTGAGCCCTGGAAAGCATTTGCGTTAGCTTCCACTTACTGACCAGAGTTGTACTGTGCCTGAATTGATGCATCAggtcaggtttaaaaaaaaagaaaaaggttcaGACAGCAgttaagggccaggcacagtggttcacgcctgtaatcccagcacttggggagtctgaggtgggcagatcacctgaggtcaggagtttgagaccagcctgaccaacatggtgaaaccccatctctagtaaaaatacaaaaataaaaaattagctggatgtggtggtgtgcacctgtagtcccagctacttgggaggctgaagcaggagaattgcttgaacccaggaggtggaggttacagtaagccaggatcacgccactgcactccaacctgggtgacagcaagattccgtctcaaaaaaaaggaattaaggaGGAAGCCACCTGGATTTCTAAGATAGACTTTATGGTTAATGGGATTTATTTTAGCTGGTTAAATCCAGGAGCCTACCAGGAGGAACTGAGGTCCATACTTCAGGTTGGTCTTACCCTTTTGCATGGGGTCCTACTGATAATAATTTTGCTGTAAAGAATCCTCAATAAGGAGATGGACTGTGTGAAAAGAGATGAGAAAGCAGGCCTGTTTGCAAGGCTGGCCCTTGGCTGGCATCTGAAAGCTTGGATTTCAGGAGGGTTCTCATTAATCCCTAAATGATTAGAGTGGCTCACTGTGCCTAAACTGTACAGTGTGGATTATGCCCAACATCTGCTTTCCTTCTGTGAGTCTCGGATTTTCATATGTGTTTGGCAGAGGATGAGGTGACCGGCTCCCAATCAGAGCCCTGAACACTGAGTCTGTAATGAGCTTCCCTTGTACACAGCAGTGCATATGGGTTGTCACAGCTGATTGCTGGAGGAATTGTGTCCTGTGTGACTCTGCTGGGAGAGGACCGTGGGAGGCTCGCACCTGGTTTCCCTGAACTTTGCCCATgcacttttttcctttgctgattttgcttcCTAGCCTTTTGCTGTAGGAAATCATAGCCATAAGTATGATTACAGGCTGAGTCTGTGAATCTCTTAGTACATCATCAGACTAGGAGGTGGTGGTGGCACCCCCAGCACAGGGCACAAGGGAGACTTGCGGGGTGTTTTCATGTTCTCTTTCTCAATCTGGGTGTGGTTTACAGatgtgttcagtttgtgaaaattcactGACCTCTGTGTACAATTatgatatgtacatttttttctgtaagtatattaaatttcaataaaaagaattattcacACCATAGGGGTACAAAATAACTTAATTTTTCAAAGTCTTCCTTTTATTCAGCCAACATTTTAGTAAGTACCTTTTTTTTACCAAGCACTGCTCTGGGAGCTTGGGACATGGGGTGGAAAGCATCATTGCCTTCATTGCCCTTCCCCTTAGCTGCAAGGCAGGTGAAGGATGCTTATAGTATGGTTGATTTTTGCTGGGCTCTATGAAGGATCAGAGGGTGCTAAGGAGGCACAGAGAAAGAGCTTCTAACTTAGGTATTTTGCTGTTCCAGGGTTGCCACTCAAGTACCTATAGAACAAAGGGGTGTGGCTGGGAACTGTGGCAAACTGAAAGCATGTAGGCACAGAGTAAGGAGCTAGAGCTGATTTTTTTCAGGAAAGGCCACAAATCCAAATTTTTATGACCTCCTCTTTTAAATGCTGTAAATGTTTTACAATGGCTGGGCATGgctgcttatgcctgtaatcacagcactttgggaggccgaggtgggcagatcacttgaggtcaggagttcaagacccgcctggccaacatggtgaaacctcttctctactaaaattacaaaaattagccgggcatggtggtgcacgcttgtaatttcagctacttgagaggctgaggcgggaggactgcttgaacccgggaagcagaggttgcagtgagccgagatcgtaccactgcctgggcgtcagagcaagactccgtcacactcacacacacacacacacacacacacacacacacacacacacacacacacacacacacaagtgggAGGCCAAACAAAACCCTGCAAGACACATTTGGCTATGACCTGCCAGTTTGCTAGGCATTCTTCCAACCTTCCGTCCCTCTGACCAAGAAACTGAGTGTCCACTATTTTAGGCCCTGGGAAATTCAGTAGCGAGCAGGCCAGACAGCTTCGTTGCATCATGGGGGACTCTGGTACTGTGCTTCTCCAACTTCAGGATGTGTAGGAATCACCTGAGCAGTCCTGTTGAGAGGCGGACACTGACCCGGGAGATCTGGGGTAGGGCCTGAATGTTTGCCTTTGCGGttctaacaagctctcaggtgATGGCGATGCTGCTGTTCTATGGCCCCTCCTTTAAGCAGCGTTGCTTTGTAATCCGGAGGAGCTCAGAAGCGGCAGTTATTTGAAGGAGCAGACTAGCCATGAAGGTATGTTTGGCAAGCACACTTTTACTTAGATTTTAGTTCAGTTCGGGTGGCTTGCCTGAGAGCTGACGGCATCGGAGGCGGATGCTAAGGCTCTCCGAAACGACCTGCTGGCATGCCAGTTCCCAACTCTTAGATTGCTTATATTCTaggtggggtggaggtggaggaagtTTTAAGgaaaagcttcctggaggaggcgcAAGCGAACTGCAGGAGCTTTCCCGGACTCCCGAGAAAGGGAGAAACCCCGAAGGAATTCCTCCCCTCTCGGGGCTGGGTCTCCGCATCCACCCCGGGTTTGGTTTCCCAGGCTATCCCACGTGTTCGGGCGTCCCTGTCAATCACGTTTTTCCCCGGCTGGGTCCGGGTTTAAAGGCTGCTGCTGCGCAGGGCGCTCCCATGGTGCCGCGCGGCGGGCGGGTTTGGATTTTAAATCCCCGCGGCCAATCAGTGGCGCGCAGGCTTTTGTAACGTTCCCAGCGCCGCGTTTGAATTCGGGGAGGAGCGGAGTGGTGCGGATCCTCTGCTCGGATCCAGGTCAGCAGAACAGCTCCGGGAGCATGAGTGCGGCGGCGACTGCAGGGAAGCTGGCACGGGCACCGGCAGACCCTGGGAAAGCCGGGGTCCCCGGAGTTGCAGCTCCTGGAGCTCCGGCGGCGGCTCCACCGGCGAAAGAGATCCCGGAGGTCCTAGTGGACCCACGCAGCCGGCGGCGCTATGTGCGGGGCCGCTTTTTGGGCAAGGGTGGGTTTGCCAAGTGCTTCGAGATCTCGGACGCGGACACCAAGGAGGTGTTCGCGGGCAAGATTGTGCCTAAATCTCTGTTGCTCAAGCCGCACCAGAGGGAGAAGATGTCCATGGAAATATCCATTCACCGCAGCCTCGCCCACCAGCACGTCGTAGGATTCCACGGCTTTTTCGAGGACAACGACTTCGTGTTCGTGGTGTTGGAGCTCTGCCGCCGGAGGGTGAGTGTCGCTGCTGGGGAACTGGAACTGCCTGCGGGGCAGTTGGACCGCCCAGACCTGGAGCTGCTGGAAAGAGTGCCCAGGAAGGGAGTACCTGGGACTTGGAGCTGCTAGAGAAGGGTGCTGGGAGCCTCCCGCTTAGGTATGGAAAGTGTCTTTGGTAAGGGCTTCTTGGCTCTTGGAGCTGCTAGAGGACGGGGTTCCAGTGAAGTGGAGTCTGAGTCATGTTGCTGATAGGGAGGTCAGCTTCTAGACGCGAGGTACTTGGGGGGAGGGGTGCTGGTAATGGACGCTAGGGCCCTGGAGTGGCCAGGGAGGAGTCCCAGGTTAGTGATGCCGGGCACCGGAGCTTCCGGAGTGTAGCTGGGTCAGTGAGGGGGTAGTTGGAGCTAGACTTCGGGCCTTCCGAGGGAGATAAGAGTCAGGAAGGGGATCTGCTGCTGGAGACTTCCGGAGTGGGGCTGAGAGAGGACCCCCAGGTAAGGGAGAAAGCTAGTAGGAGAAGTGGTGCTGTGAATGGTTGTGGACAGTGTTAAGGCAGGGTCCAGATGCCAGTTGTCCTGGAGAAGGAATGGGGTGGGGGCATAGGGAAGGAGAGAAACCCACCATCTTTTGGGAGTCCAGAGTCCAGTCCTGTGCTTCCTTTGCCTGGTAACCCTATCCCTTCCCCACCGGCCTCAATACCACCTCCCCATCCCTCCTGCCCTCTCCTTCCCATCCACAGTCTCTCCTGGAGCTGCACAAGAGGAGGAAAGCCCTGACTGAGCCTGAGGCCCGATACTACCTAAGGCAAATTGTGCTTGGCTGTCAGTACCTGCACCGAAACCGAGTTATTCACCGAGACCTCAAGCTGGGCAACCTTTTCCTGAATGAAGATCTGGAGGTGAAAATAGGTGAGTTGCTGAGCCTGCAGGGGTGCTTGACATCACTCCAAGAGGCTGGAATTTGGAGGAGGctaggagaaaggaaggagaccaggaggaaggaagaggatggTGGGAAGTTTGGGCTGTTGATTGCCTCTGGAATTCTCTCTTTAGTCAAGAAATTTCAAACAAAGAACCCACAAGTCAGTATCTTGCCTACAGATGCGTTATTTTTTTGTGTCCCAATatagcatttatctttttttacaaagaatttgaatttgtttttattttttaaattggaaaaaattTTGATTCAGAGCTCCTTTTAAACAGTCGTGAAAGCTCCAGTAATACGAGGACAGCGTTTTCTTAGGGCAGCCCTTTGCTAGGCTGGAAAGCAGCTGTCCCCTTCAGACTTGTTTGCCACAGTCTCTACTCCTCCCTATTACTTCTTCACAGACTTGTCAAGTCTTGGAGGTTAACTTGCTTGATCCTTGAAGGCACTGGAGTTTTGCTATCCCTGCCAGTTCCCGTTTCGAAGCATAGCCCCTTTATAAGGGGAGGGGTGAGAAGGGTCACTGGAGGCACCTCCCTGGTGTCAGCATGGCAGGAAGATTCCTGGGCAAGCCTTGCTGCATACAAGGAGCAGAAGCTTGTGGGATCAAATGGCCCTGGTTCTTGATGGTCAAACCTTAACTAGCCTTCTGCATTGACAGATGGCAGAGGCTGGCATCTAAGTACCCActcttcctccctctgtcccAGGGGATTTTGGACTGGCAACCAAAGTCGAATATGACGGGGAGAGGAAGAAGACCCTGTGCGGGACTCCTAATTACATAGCTCCCGAGGTGCTGAGCAAGAAAGGGCACAGTTTCGAGGTGGATGTGTGGTCTATTGGGTGTATCATGTAAGTTGGGAGTTATCTCTGGACCTACCTGGTCTCAGCAGGGGCAACTTTGGGACATCCTACCTGGCTGACCTTTTCTGTGGACCTTTCAGCCTGCTTTACAGAAAGCCTACTCCAGGGGACAGGTTACCCCCAAACAAAGCCTAACTGCCATATCTTTCCCTGTCACTGGTGTGTCCTGTTGGATTTCTGCAGCCTAGGACatgggggaggagaaggaggaggagaagtcgTCTCCACAACCTTACTCTAGTTCTTTGCTAGAGTGGTCCACAGGGCAGCATCACCATCATTTGGGAACCTGTATGCAGAATCTCAGGACCCAGATTACTGACTGGATCAGAATCTGGATTTTTTAACAAGGTCCCTTGGTAATTTCCATGCACAATAAGGTCTTAAACACTGATGAACATTAGCATAGTGGGGGAAATTAGGCCAGGAGTTACAGATAGAAGGATGACGTGCCAGTGGTCTGTCTGGATTGAGACCATCAGCAGTGGTTGGTGGCAGGCAGAGGCTTGGGCCTTTTCAGGTACTACCTTTCTTGTTTTGGGCCTAGGTACTGGAGAGTTAGAAATGAGCTATAGCAGTGACTTTCATACATCTTCGCAGTGGGgtttttcaaatgaaaacttgAAGACTTAAGTACAGAACTGCTAAAGGTAGAGCTGCTTCTGTAAGTGCAGGTAGCCCTTTGACCTGTTTTGCATGACAGGCAGCCTCTGAGGTCCTTGCACAGAGTCCTAGATGACCGCAGGCCACAGCTAAAAAATCACTGGCCCCTAAGAATCCTAGTCTCACCATGTGTATTCTGCTAAGGGCTCATTCTAGCCAATATCATGGCTCCTGGGACTGCTCAGTGGACTTGGGGGTTGTCTTCAGGGGCCCCAGAGTTACAGTGAGTGTCCAGAGGATGCCTGGTCTTCGTTCTGACCCTGAGATGATTTCTCTTATGTCTGGGTTGTGGCTGGGAGACTGGTGCCAAATCCTACCTTGTGCTTACAGGTATACCTTGTTAGTGGGCAAACCACCTTTTGAGACTTCTTGCCTAAAAGAGACCTACCTCCGGATCAAGAAGAATGAATACAGTATTCCCAAGGTGACTAATGATGCTttaactttacatttattttgttttccccaaAAGCTGTTTATGGAGCCCAGCAATATCCTAGGACCAGAAATAGGTCTATTCCACCTCTAGGGTAGCCACAGAGCTTGTGAGGGCCTGTGTCTGAAATTGCATACAGAACTTGACATGTATGTGCACATAAGCATTTTTTCTAGGGGGAGAGAGTTGGCAGATTCTCAAGAGATTGGGTAGCCCAAAAGTTgcataaaatgcaaaaaacaaaggAGGTGGGAAGGAATAGGAGGCTAAAGTGCTTAAGCTTTGGAAATGGATTATCTTAATTCAAATGGATTCTGCCACTTAGCCAGATCACATTGGGCAAATGGCctgcatcttcttttttttcttttttttttttttgaggtggagttttactcttgttccccagtgcagtggcatgatctcaattcactgcaacctctacctcccaggttcaagcgattcttctgcctcaacctcccaagtaactgggattacaggtacccaccaccttgcctggcattttttttttttttttttttttttttttttgtatttttagtagagatggggtttcaccacattggccaggatggtctcgaactcctgacctcaggtgatccacctgcctcggcctcccaaagtgctgggattacaggcatgagccaccatgcccagcctgggctGCATCTTTTGAACCATAGTTCCCATCTATAAAGTGGAGTTCCTGCCTTGGAGCACCTCACAGAGTACCTtgcatgtagtaagtgctcacAGAATTATGAATCACTGTGAATCCCAGGGCTTCCTAATGGCATAGTGGtgtgcaatttctttttttttttttctttttgagacagggtcttactgtatcacccaggctggaatgcagtgatgtgatctcggctcactgcaagttcccccttccgggttcacaccattctcccgcctcagcctcctgagtagctgggactacaggtgcccgccaccacacccagctactttgttttgtatttttagtggaaagagagtttcactgtgttggccaggatggtctcgatctcctgacctcgtgatccgcccgcctcagcctccttaaatgctaggattacaggcgtgagccactgcacctggccatgatgTGTATTTTCACAACCACcaacagaaatgcatttaaaGGAATAGCTGGTTCCTGCAGAAGCCTAGCACACAGCCAGTTTGAAGTGTAGTGTCCTTGTGTGAAGCCAAGAGGCCTGTCACCATAAGGATGGACACAGTAAATCCATCACAAAGTGTCAGTTCACTGTCAGAGACAGCATGGAATCAAGCCAACTAGACAAGGCCttcaccctctctgtgcctcactttcctcctctgcaaaaaaGGGATGGTAATAGATCCCCACCGCTTAGATGTATTAGTGAGGGCTAAGTGAGCTAAGCACAGGAGTGCTTAGAATGctttcctggcacatagtaagtgccaGGAAAGTGAGTTGGTGCTAGGCCACACTCCATTGACCCTTCTGTCAAAGGTGCTCAGTAAAGCCGACAGTGGAGAAGTTGGCATTGAACCAAGTTATGAACCACTAACCTGGGGTGTATTTTTGAGACTAGGGACTGCGTGTGGTCTATTGGCCTGCAGCCCCTTTGAGGCCGTACTGTACTCCGGGTCCCCTTCACATTCTGCTTATGGCTGTCCCTCTCTCTGCCCCAGCACATCAACCCCGTGGCCGCCTCCCTCATCCAGAAGATGCTTCAGACAGATCCCACTGCCCGCCCAACCATTAACGAGCTGCTTAATGACGAGTTCTTTACTTCTGGTTATATCCCTGCCCGTCTCCCCATCACCTGCCTGACCATTCCACCGAGGTTTTCAATTGCTCCCAGCAGCCTGGACCCCAGCAACCGGAAGCCCCTCACAGTCCTCAATAAAGGTACAACAAGGGTCTGGGTAAGAGAGCAGACTCCCCAGAGAAAGCCCAGGTTGTAGGGGTGTGTGTGGCTTAGTCCCTGGCCCCAAGAGCTCAGGTTTGGTTTAGGACAGACCTCTGTCCTTAAATCCGTGGCTCCAATGCCCATCTGCTCCTCGGCCCTGCCGGGAATGACTGACCTTACCATGGCTGGATAAACCTGCTATgctcaagaagaagaaaatggactGAATACCAAGCCTAAAAAATTCTTTCCAAtcactttaattaattaatttaattttttggagacagggtctctcctcTGTtttccaggttggagtgtagaggcacaatcacaactcactgcagctttcaaCTCTAgggttcaatcaatcctcccatctcagcctcccaagtagttgggactgtcaggcatgagccaccatgcctggctaattttttttttgtttttgtagagacagtgttttgccatgttgcccaggctggtcttggaactcctgggctcaagtgatcctccacctccacctcccaaagtgttgggattacaggcatgagctgctatgcctggcctttaaaaaaatttctaacattttttcatgattcattgaaaaacataaaaatttcttttttttttcttttttttttttttttttgagacagggtctggctgtcccctaggctgaagtggagtggtgtgatcttggctcactgcaacttctgcctcccaggctcaagtcatcctctcatctcagctgagactacaggcgtgtgctgccatgtccagctaattttttgtattttttgtagagacagattctcactttgttgcccaggctgttctcaaactcctaagctcaagcaatctgcccgccttggcctcccaaagtactgggattacaagtgtgagccactgcagccagccagcATGAAAATTTTCAAGTACACATATAGAGCATAATGTAATGGATCTCCTCATACTTACCAGATTCAATAATTAGTTATCAGGATTTTGTCAAgtttgcttcatttatttatttttgtttctttgaagtattttttaaagttaacccCAGGCACTTtgccattttatacctatatgaactTCAGAATACTTGTCTTAAAAAAGAtggacattttcttaaaaatcaaaaaaccacATGCCATTGCTTAGGTTGTCATTGCTTCTAGGTCTCTTCAGAGAACAGAATTAGGAGCTGCATTTGTGGCAGTGGGAGAAGACTGACATTGAGTCTATGTTGGTATTTCCaaatcacacatttttaaacattttatttttatattattgtaaGCTTATGAAAAACGTAGCAGAGACCAAAAAGACACTCCCATTCTCCCCTTTTGCCCAGATTCaccagttaacattttttttcacatttatcaaTTGCCCTCTTTTTTCTGAACATTCAAAAGTTGTATACGTCCTACACTTTACCCTTAATGCTTCAGTGTATGCTTCCTAAAAACAGATTCTTCTACATAACAATAGTACCTGGCACAATTCCCAAGttcaggaaatttaacattgatacatACTGTCTTACAGTGATTTTCTTCTCCTCCACTGGGGAGTTACTGCTtttcttttggtaatttttaagtgTCTGATTCAGACACAATATTAATCTGTTCTTACTTGTTTGGTTTATACTCGTATTTCGTTTCTTCTAAACTGAAAATCTTGTTCCCTTACATTAATATGCTTCAAATTTTCAACATATATGAGTTCCTGttattaaatgatattttattttcttgcaattCTAATTGTCTTTAAAGTATATTTCACTAAGgatacatagttttaaaaagtcacttgAAATACTTTTTTGCTCTGTGGATATATCACCAATTTGATGTACAACTTCAGttcatttttcagtttccaaTTTTTAGGTATTGGTTTTTCTTAAACttcattttggaataattttaggcttatatagaaaagttgcaacaacaaaaaactccccAGAGTTTCCATATACCTTGCAGCAATTACTACAGtggaattttttttgagatgggtctcaggacttgctgtcactcaggctggaatgcagtggctcaatcatagctcactgcagcctcaacatcctgggctcaaacagtccccgtgcctcaccctccagagtagctaggactacaggcatgtgccaccatacccagctaattaaaaattttttttctttgggaatCCGAGGTGGACGggttgcctgagttcaggagtttgagatcagcctgggcaacatggcaaaaacccatctctactaaaagtacaaaaaattagccaggcatggtggtgcgcacctgtaatctcagctactcaggagactgaggcacaagaatcacttgaacccgggaggtggaggttgcagtcagccgagatctcacctctgcactccagcctgggcgacagagcaagactttgtctcaaaaaaaaaaaaaaaatttttttgtagagacaagatctcactatgttgaccaggtttaTCTCAAActtctgccctcaagtgatcctcctctgcctcccaaagtgttaggattacaagcgtgagccactgtgtcctgcctACAGTGACGTTCTAAtggcaatttttcttttccttactttttctacatttaataattggaattcttctgtaaggaagagctgttccttctctcccattgatttatttatttggttatgTCTGAAATAGACTCAtggatattttattctttgggctatattttaaaggattacttatttctctgtttttatttatttttttttaatttgagacagggtcttgctctgtttcccaggctggagcgcagtggcacagttgtacctcactgtagctttgacctcctgggctcaagtgatcctctaccctcagcctcccaagtagttgggactttaggcatgtgccaccatgtctgaccaatttttaaattttttgtagagatgaggtcttgccctcttgcccacactggtctcgaactcttgagctcaagtgatcctcctgcctcagcctcctactttttttctttcagttttaatttttcatatagcattttaaaaacttaaggaAATTTTCAGTTACCCAAAGGTGGAGAGAACTGTACGATGAGTCCCATGTTTCATCTATTTTTACTAGTTATCAACATTTGGAcagactttttttatttattccagccttctgccttttttgttactggagtttaaaaaaattattatttactatttattatttattatttatttgagacagtcttgctttgttgcccaggctggagtgcagtggcaagatcatggttcacagcagcctccacctcctgcgttcaagtgactctcccacctccatgtccagctagtttctgtatttttagtagagacagggttttgccatgttgctcaggctggtctcaaactcctgagctcagtctacctgccttggcttctcatagtgttgggattacaggtgtgagccactgggcttggCCTTGCTGGAGTGTTTAAAGCAAATCCCTAATATCTTATTATTTCATACCTAAGTCCCTATCATGgcattgttttttaattgaaaacttaaacattttatattatgcaAGGAGAATTACCCATGTTGGTGggggaataaataaataatgaaaaagacaataaaaaaatctgtgtttctACTGCCCAGATATAATCAGCATTAAAATTTCATGTATCTTTTCAAGCTTTTTTTGGTTATAAATAAG of Rhinopithecus roxellana isolate Shanxi Qingling chromosome 20, ASM756505v1, whole genome shotgun sequence contains these proteins:
- the PLK1 gene encoding serine/threonine-protein kinase PLK1, producing the protein MSAAATAGKLARAPADPGKAGVPGVAAPGAPAAAPPAKEIPEVLVDPRSRRRYVRGRFLGKGGFAKCFEISDADTKEVFAGKIVPKSLLLKPHQREKMSMEISIHRSLAHQHVVGFHGFFEDNDFVFVVLELCRRRSLLELHKRRKALTEPEARYYLRQIVLGCQYLHRNRVIHRDLKLGNLFLNEDLEVKIGDFGLATKVEYDGERKKTLCGTPNYIAPEVLSKKGHSFEVDVWSIGCIMYTLLVGKPPFETSCLKETYLRIKKNEYSIPKHINPVAASLIQKMLQTDPTARPTINELLNDEFFTSGYIPARLPITCLTIPPRFSIAPSSLDPSNRKPLTVLNKGLENPLPERPREKEEPVVRETGEVVDCHLSDMLQQLHSVNASKPSERGLVRQEEAEDPACIPIFWVSKWVDYSDKYGLGYQLCDNSVGVLFNDSTRLILYNDGDSLQYIERDGTESYLTVSSHPNSLMKKITLLKYFRNYMSEHLLKAGANITPREGDELARLPYLRTWFRTRSAIILHLSNGSVQINFFQDHTKLILCPLMAAVTYIDEKRDFRTYRLSLLEEYGCCKELASRLRYARTMVDKLLSSRSASNRLKAS